CCGTCAACGCCTGGTAATTGTCATTCCCAGCGGGAGTCGAAGACTGGCCAGCGATGCACACTGCATCGCGCGTGTCGAAGCCGACGGGCAAGCGGAGCACAAGCAGGTATCATCGACTTTCATACGAAAGTTGTGATCACCGCTTTACGCTCCCCCGGAGGTTCGCATGAAGGGAAATCTGGTCATCGTCTGCCGCGATCAGGACGCTGACGCTTTCGATCATCTGCTCGCAGAATACGGCGCGTTTCAGACGCGCCTGTCGTCGACCACGTGGTATCTGAAGCTGGACGTGGCACCCGAAGTGATACAGGACGAGATCCTCGCGCGTCTTGGCAAGTACACGACGCACTACATCTTCGAGGCCGACACGGTGACGTGGAACACGGTGGACAGCGAAGCCGCCGCCGCGCTCAACACGCTCTTCACCGAGTAAAGCGCATCAATCTCTGCGCGGGGTTTCGCGGGGCCTCTCGCGTTACACGCCCCGCCCTTCTCGAATCTTGAAACGCCGCGCAGTCAATCCGCGCGGCGCATCGCACTCATCCCCAGACGCTTTCCGACGCGGTTGCCGTGCGCGACACCATCTCAAGCGGGAACGTCATCAGCACGCGCAAGCCGCGCCCACCGCTCGCCGCGTCGTTGTTGCCGATCTGCCATTCGCCGCCCGCACGCCGCACGAGCCGCTCGACGATCGCAAGGCCGAGACCGCTGTGGCCGTTGCCGCCGCGCGCCGGATCGAGCCGCACGAACGGACGGCTCGCGTTGATCAGATCCTGCGCGGCAATGCCGTTGCCGTTGTCGGTGACCGTCAGCGTGAAGCCTTGCGGCGTGCGCGCCGTCGCCACGACGACGGGCGGCGCACCGTACGCATGCGCGTTGTCGAGCAGATTGGACAGGATGCGATCGAGCGTCGCGGCAGGCAGCTTGAAGCCGGGGCCCGCGCGCAGATCGGTCTGCACGGTCGGCGCACCGCCCGAGACGGCACGGTAGCTGCGCACCACGCGCTCGCACTGGCCGTCGACATCTACGGGTTCGCTACGATCCGCGCCGTCGTGCGCAAACACGAGAAACTGCTCGACGATGTGCGTCATCGAATCCACATCGCGCACGACACCGTCGCGCATCTTCGCTTCTTCCATCATCTCGGCACGCAGCCGCAGACGCGCGAGCGGCGTCTTCAGGTCATGCGCGACGCCTGCCAGCATCACCGCGCGATCATTCTCGGTGCGCGCCACTTCCTGCACCATCTGGTTGAAGCCGTGCGTCAGTTGCCGCAACTCGCGCGGACCGCGTTCGCGCACAGGCGGCACGGGCAGCCCGCGCCCGAAACGCGTCACGGCCTGCGCGAGCGAGCGCAGCGGCTGCTGTAGCTGCCACGCGGCGAACAGCGCCGCCATCACGCCCGCCGAGAAGATGATGCCGAGCCACAGCACCATCCGGTCGAGCGAGCGCGGCGGCCGCAGCGGCTGCACGGGCACGACGATCCAGCTGGCGTCGCTGGCTGCGCGCACCCACAGCGTGGGCGGCTTGCCGGGCGTGCCGACGCGCACCTGCGTCGAAGTAGGCAGACGGTCGCGCACGTCGTCGACGAAACGGTCGAGCGGCGGCGGCAGATTGGGTACTTCGGCGGGCACGTCCGCGCTCGCGGGATCGACGAGGCGCACGCGCGACGGCAGCGGCTGATCCGGCTCGCGTCTTACGTGATCGCGCACGGCGTCGACGAGGAACACGGCCTCTTCGACGGCATAACGCGTCTGCGACTGGTTGCGCTCGAAGCGAACCAGCAGGTACCACGCGAAATGCGACACCAGCAACACGCACACCACGAGCAGCGCCAGCCGCCCGAACAGCGAATCAATTGGACGCCGCATGTTGCTCGCCGTCGGGGACGAACACGTATCCGCGTCCGCGCACTGTCTGAATGAAGCGCGGCACGGACGGATCGGTTTCGAGAATGCGGCGCAGGCGCCACACCTGCACGTCGATGCCGCGGTCGGTGCCGTCGTATTCGGGACCGTGCAGCAGTTCGAGCAGGCGCTCGCGCGTGAGCGTGCGCATCGGGTGATTGACGAAAATCTTCAGGAGCGCGAATTCGCTGCCCGACAACGTGAGCGGCTTGCCTTCCTGATGCAGCGTGCGCGACTGGAAGTCGAGCGTGAAACGGCCGAAGGAGAACGGCTCGCGCTGTTCGGGCGCGGCCGCCGACGGCAGCGTCTTGCGGCGGCGCAATACCGCCTGCACGCGCGCCAGCAGTTCGCGCGGATTGAACGGCTTGCCGAGGTAGTCGTCCGCACCGAGTTCCAGCCCGACGATGCGGTCCACGTCGTCCGCGCGTGCCGTGAGCATGATGACGGGAATGTCGTCGCCCGAGGCGCGCAGCTTGCGCAGCGCCGTGAGGCCGTCGACACCCGGCATCATCAGATCGAGCACGATCAGGTCGGGCCGTTCGCGCTCGATACGGCGTTCCAGGGAACTGGCGTCGTGCAGCACCGAAACCTCGATGCCTTGACGGGCCAGGTAGTCGCGCAGCAGGTCGCGCAGTTCGACGTCGTCGTCGACGACAAGAATTTGAGTAGCCATGGTTTGAAGTGTAACGCGCGCCCCGATGCGTTTCCGACCCATCCGACCCGCCAAAGGGTTACCGGGTGTTACCGCGAAAGGCGCACGTAATGTCGCGTAACTTCCGCAAGGATACGCGTAACACGGCCCTCGTTCGATGCCTCTACGCTGTGCCTTACCGAATGCACGCCAGTTCACCTTCGAGACGGGCGGCATCGTCGGCTAGTTGATCAAGGAGCACAGTAATGTCCAAAAAAACATCACGCTTTCTCGCCGTTGCCGCTGCATCGCTCGCACTGAGTCTCGGGTCCGCCTTCGCCGCGCAGCCGTCGGACGGCCCCGGCGGCCCGGGCATGGGCCACGGCGGTCCGGGCTGGCATCATGGCGGCTTCATGAAGGAACTGAACCAGTTGCACGGGCAACTGAAGCTGAACGCGGACCAGGAAAAGTCGTGGCAGGCCGCGCTCGACACGATGAAGCAAAGCCATGACGCCGAACGCGCGAATCACGAGCAGATGCGCCAGCAGTTCAAGCAGATGCAGCAGCAGCCCATTCTCGATCTGAACGCGATGCACGCCGCGCATCAGCAGATCGAGCAGAAGGATGCGCAACTGCGCGAACAGACGTCGACGGCATGGCTCAACTTCTACAACGGTCTGAACGACCAGCAAAAGACCACCGTCAGCACCGCGCTCAAGCAGCACTTCGCGAAGATGGAGCAGCGTCATCAAAAGATGCGCGAGCGTTGGGAAAAGCATCGCGGCGGCGACGCGGCGGCTTCCGCTGTGAAGCCGTAAGCGGCAAACCCGATCGCACAATAGAAAACGCCACGGAAGGCAACTTCCGTGGCGTTTTTTATGACCCGCTCGAACGTCTGTGCTTAGCGCAACTGTCCCAGATCGAACAGCAGCACTTCCGCGCCTTCGCCGTTCTCGACGGTGATGCTGGTGGCGTCCGTGACCATCGCGGCATCGCCGGCCTTCAGCGCTTCGCCGTTGACCGTCACCGCGCCGCGCGCGACATGCACATACGCCTGACGCCCCGCCGCGAGCGCGTATTCGGCGCGCTCCGCACCATCGAAGAGACCCGCGTGGATCGACGCATCGGCGTGAATCGTCACCGAGCCGTCGCGCCCTTCCGGCGACGCCACCACGCGCAGGCGCCCGCGCTTGTCCGCGTCTTCGAAGCGCTTTTCCTCGTAGCCCGGCTGATCGCCCGCGCGCTTCGGAATGATCCAGATCTGCAGCAGGTGCAGCGGGTCGTCTTGCGAGCCATTGAACTCGCTGTGCATCACGCCCGTGCCCGCGCTCATACGTTGCACGTCGCCCGGACGGATTGTCGAGCCGTTGCCGAGACTGTCGCGGTGCGACAACGCGCCGTCGAGCACATAGGTGACGATTTCCATGTCCCGATGCCCGTGCGTACCGAAGCCCTGCCCCGCGGCGATCCGGTCCTCGTTGATCACGCGCAGCGGACCGAAGTGCATGTGCTCGGGATCGTGGTAGTCGGCAAACGAGAAGCTGTGCTTCGCGTTCAGCCAGCCGTGGTTGGCGTGGCCACGCTCGTCGGAACGGCGGATCCTGATCATCTGACTCTCTCGTGAAAATTGGCGATGACGGAAATGTATGGGCTGCGCGCACGCGAAACAATCCGCGCCACCGCACCGGATCGTTTCAGAAATCACGGCAATGGCGCGAGGCCGCGCGACGCGCCGCGCATCGGCCGTCCCGCCGCCGTGGGAACGGGCGGCAGCGTGCCGCTGCGACGTGACGCACACGCATGTCTCTGGCGGCAAAGGGCTTTTTCCCTATTGAGATTACTGGCACCGCTCGCCGGTTCGGGTAAAATACCGCGCTTTTTGGAATGGGTCGGCGCGCCCCGGGGAACGGACGCCTGCGGACGGCCTCAGACCAGAACAGCATCGAAACAATCCGCCGCCAGTTCGGGCAGCGCATTTTTGTCCGCCTAGAATGGCGACGGCCGGCCGCAAGCGGCTGTCGTCGCCGCGCAGGCGCCGCGGCGATGGAAGTCAGGAGAAACATGAAGAAGTACGCACTGTGCGTGGCGCTCGCCGTCATGGCTTCGGGAGTCATGGCAAAAGAATGGAAAACCGTGCGCATCGGGGTCGACGCCAGTTATCCGCCGTTCGAATCGATGGCGCCGAGCGGCCAGATGGTCGGTTTCGACGTCGATCTGACCAAGGCGCTGTGCGCGAAGATGAACGTGAAGTGCGTGTGGATTCCGCAGGATTTCGACGGCATCATCCCGGCGCTCAAGGGCAAGAAGTACGACATCATCGTGTCGTCGCTGACCGTCACCGACAAGCGCCGCGAGCAGATCGACTTCTCCGACAAGCTGTTCGACGCGCCCGCGCGCATGATCGCGAAGAAGGGCTCGCCGCTGCTGCCGACGGCGCAATCGCTGAAGGGCAAGCAGGTCGGCGTCGAACAGGGCACGACGCAGGAAGCGTACGCGAAGGCGTACTGGGAACCCAAGGGCGTGACGATCGTGCCTTACCAGAACCAGGATCAGGTGTACGCGGATCTGACGACGGGGCGTCTCGACGCCGCGTTGCAGGACGAGTTGCAGGCCGATTCCGGCTTCCTGAAAACGCCGCGCGGCAAGGCGTTCGCGTGGGCCGGCCCGGAAGTGAAGGACGCGAAGACGATCGGCGAAGGTACGGCCATCGGCGTGCGCAAGGAAGACGGCGATCTGAAGGCGATGCTGAACAAGGCGCTCGCCGAAGTTCACCAGGACGGCACGTTCACGAAGCTCGAGAAGCAGTATTTCGACGTCGACATCTATCAGAGCCGCTAAACGAATCACCAGCGGCGCTAACAAAAGCTCGGGGCTGGCCCGGATGGGCCCGCCCATGAGCTTCGTAATACAGTCGGACCCAGCAGTAGATCAGGCAACAAACGCAACAACAACGGAAGCAAAATACGCGCTGCCGGCCGCCCAAGCTTCACAGGCCAGGCAGTCAGATTCGCACAGCGGCATGCTGTGCGCCGCACGGGAGACATCGAAGGCAAGCGGCATCCGCCTTCGCACGAACCGCCGCAGCGTACGCATTGCCGCGTCTTTCGCGGCGCGCGGGAGCGTCGTCAAGGACTCGCTATGTTCTTTCAAGGCTACGGCCCGATCATCTTTGCCGGCACGGTGCAGACCGTCAAGCTGGCTATCCTGTCGCTCGCGCTCGCATTCCTGCTCGGCCTGCTGGGCGCGGCAGCGAAGCTGTCGAAGAACCGGGTGACGTACAGCATCGGCACGATCTACACGACGCTGATTCGCGGCGTCCCCGATCTCGTGCTGATGCTGCTGCTCTTCTACAGCATCCAGATCTGGCTGAACAACCTGACCGACATGCTCGGCTGGGATCAGATCGACATCGATCCGTTCGTCGCCGGCGTCGCCGTGCTCGGCTTCATCTACGGCGCGTACTTCACGGAAACCTTCCGCGGCGCCTTCCTCGCCGTGCCGCGCGGCCAGCTCGAAGCGGGCGCCGCGTACGGCATGACGGGCTGGCAGGTGTTCGCCCGGATCATGTTCCCGCAGATGATGCGTTTCGCGCTGCCCGGCATCGGCAATAACTGGCAGGTGATGGTCAAGGCGACGGCGCTTGTCTCGATCATCGGTCTCGCCGATGTCGTCAAGGCTTCGCAGGATGCCGGCAAAGGCACGCTGCGATTCTTCTTCTTCACGCTGATGGCAGGCGCCATCTATCTGCTCATCACGACGGCGTCGAACTTCGTGCTGATGTACCTCGAAAAACGCTACTCGACTGGCGTGCGCAAGGCGGAACTATGATCGAGCTGATCCAGGAATACTGGCGCAACTATCTGTATACGGACGGCTACCGCTTCACGGGCGTCGCCATCACGCTGTGGCTGCTGGTCATCTCGATCGGCCTCGGCTTCTGTCTCTCCGTGCCGCTCGCGGTCGCGCGCGTGTCGAAGAAGAAGTGGCTGTCGACCCTGGTGTGGCTGTATACGTATATCTTCCGTGGCACGCCGTTGTACGTGCAACTGCTGCTCTGCTACACCGGTTTGTACAGCCTGGAAATCATCCGCTCGAACGCGCTGACCAATGCGTTCTTCCGCGACGGCATGCACTGCACGCTGCTCGCCTTCACGCTGAACACCTGCGCGTACACGACGGAAATTTTCGCCGGCGCGATCAAGGCGACGCCGTACGGCGAGATCGAAGCGGCGCGTGCGTACGGCATGTCGCAGTTCACGCTGTATCGCCGCGTGATCCTGCCGTCGGCGCTGCGCCGCGCGCTGCCGTACTACAGCAACGAAGTGATCCTCATGCTGCACGCCACCACGGTCGCCTTCACTGCGACGGTGCCGGACATCCTGAAGATCGCGCGCGACGTCAATTCGGCCACCTACCGTTCGTTCGATGCGTTCGGTATCGCCGCCCTGCTCTATCTGATCATCTCTTTTGCGCTCGTCTGGCTGTTCCGCCGCGCCGAGCGCCGCTGGCTCGCTTATCTGCGCCCGCAAGGCAAGTAACGACGGCGTACAAGCAAGTCAAGGAACCCGATGAACACTCCAGCAACACCGCAAATGCTTTTCGTCGACAACCTGCACAAGCAGTACGGCGACAATGAAGTTCTCAAGGGCGTCACGCTGCGCGCGAACCGCGGCGACGTGATCAGCGTGATCGGCTCGTCCGGTTCGGGCAAGAGCACGATGCTTCGCTGCATCAACTTTCTCGAGCAGCCGAACGCCGGACGCATCTTCGTCGAAGGACAGGAGATCCGCACGCAGAAGGACAAGCACGGCGCGCTGCGCGTGTCGGACGCAAAGCAGCTGCAGAAGATGCGCACCAAGCTGTCGATGGTGTTCCAGCACTTCAATCTGTGGACGCACATGACGGTGCTCGAGAACATCATCGAAGCGCCGCTACATGTGCTCGGCATTCCGCGCAAGGAAGCCGAAGAGCGCGCGCGTACCTATCTCGAGAAAGTGGGTCTCGCGCCGCGCCTCGAGAAGCAGTATCCGTCGCATCTGTCGGGCGGCCAGCAGCAACGCGTGGCCATCGCCCGCGCGCTGACGATGAACCCCGACGTGATGCTGTTCGACGAACCGACTTCGGCACTCGATCCCGAACTGGTCGGCGAAGTGCTGAAGGTGATGCAGACGCTGGCTGAAGAAGGCCGCACGATGATCGTCGTCACGCACGAAATGGCGTTCGCCCGTAACGTGTCGAATCACGTGATGTTCCTGCATCAGGGACGCGTCGAGGAAGAAGGTCATCCGGACGAAGTGTTCAGGAACACGAAGAGTGAGCGTCTGAAGCAGTTCCTCTCGGGCAGCCTGAAATAACGCTGAAATGTAGTTTATGTAGTATTACAGGGCGCTTACCGGCGCCCTTTTTTATTTCCGCGCGGCCTCGCTCTTCCTCTCCTGCGGGCCCAAAAGCTTCGGCGTCCCAACATCTGCGCGAACGACAGTTCAAAACCCGCCTACTCCCGACTTTTTTCCTCGTCAATAGTGGCAATCCTTGACCCAAGTCATTAACAACGGTGTGTCCTTTACCTGACAAGGCCAGAAGCCCGTTCTGCGGCCCTCTGGACCCCACTTGTCTCATATTGGTATTGCAATTTAGAGACATCTTTACCGAGCATCACTAATTTATTCGCCAACCGGGGGGTATTTTGCTAAATTAGTAACGAAAGTAGCAAAACAAAGTTCAAGAAAAGTAGTTTCACTTCAAAACGAACGAACAGGAGATACCGGTCGCGAGGGATCGGAAAGACGATCAGACAGCCAGCAAGGCTGCGCGTCGACAACACCACCGATCACCGCGCCACTCCCTGAAGAAAGATTCCTGCTCGGCGCTGCTGGCGTCCGGGCACCACTCGCAGTACTGGCTTTACTTTTTTGACAGGGTATGGAGGAGAAGATGAAGAAAGCTTTAGCTGCCGCAGCGCTGCTGACTTTCGGCGTTGCAGCACATGCACAGAGCAGCGTGACGCTGTATGGGCGCCTGGACGCTGGTCTGGAGTACATGACGGGTGTGCCGACGAGCGCAACGGGTAGCGGCACGGCGACGGGTAGCACGCACCGCTTCCGCGCAGAGTCCGGCGACTGGGGTACCAGCCTGTGGGGCTTGAAGGGTGCTGAAGACCTGGGTGGCGGCTACAAGGCTGTGTTCCAGTTGGAAGGCTCGTTCAACACGATGACGGGCGCAGGCCCGGGCGGCGGCGGCCTCTTCAATCGCTGGGCGACGGTCGGTTTCGCAAGCGATCAATACGGTACGTTCACGATGGGCCGCATGCTGTTCATCTCGAACGGCGTGTGGGACTTCGATCCGTTCGGTCAGTCGAACTGGTCGTCGGCATCGCTGGTTCGTGGCCGCAACTGGCCGCAATCGAGCAACAACGTTGCTTACCAGTCGCCGAAGATCGCTGGCTTTGACTTCTACGGCCAGTACGCTCTGTCGAACACGACGAACTGGAACGGTAACAACCCGCTCGACGCCAACGGCAACCCGACGGGCCAGGGCCGCGAGGCAGGTGCACAGGTCACCTACACGTCGTCGCTGTTCCAGGTTCGCGGTATCTATGACGAAATCCGCAACCCGTCGACGGGCCAGCTGACGAACTCGTACAACTACTCGCGTGAGTACTCGGCTCTCGTGAACGTGTTCCTCGGTCAGTTCAAGATCCAGGGCGCGTACCAGGCAGTTCGCACGTCGGGTATCACGGCTGCTGCAGTTGGCACGCCGACGACGCTCGATCACGAATGGGGCGGTGTCACGTGGCAAGCAACGCCGGCAGCTGCTCTGATCGCAGCCGTCTACCACGTGAACGGCAACAACGGTGCAGGCAACGCGACGATCTACACGGTCGGCGGCTCGTACAACCTGTCCAAGCGCACGCTGCTCGACCTGCAAGTCGCAACGGTCCAGAACAGCAAGACGGCTAACTACGGTCTGAACGCAAACGCGGCAGGCACGACGGTCGGCACGGACAACCCGCTGCCGGGCCACAGCCAGACGGGCGTGTACGCAGGTATCCAGCACTCGTTCTAATCGGACGGTGCTAACAGAACAGATGTAACAGAAACGGTTTTCACGCTGCTGCGAGAGGCGCGTATCGGTGCGATGTCCGAAAGGGTGTCGCACCTTTTTTTATTTCCGCGCGCGGCGAAGCTCTCTTCACACGAGCAACGCACCGGCGCGGTGCAACGCCGGCGCTTTTTCACTTCACGTCACGTCAACATCGAGCCGCGACAGCGCGCGGCATAAGCGGCACAACTCAAACAGCCGCTTCGTTCTCCTCACCCGTACGAATGCGGATCACGCGCTCCACCTCCGCGACGAAAATCTTGCCGTCGCCGATCTTGCCCGTGCGCGCCGCGCCGATGATGGCATCGATCACCTGGTCGCACTGATCGTTCGACACAACGACTTCGATCTTCACCTTCGGCAGAAAATCGACGACGTATTCGGCGCCGCGATACAGCTCGGTATGTCCTTTCTGGCGGCCGAAGCCTTTGACCTCGGTAACCGTCAGCCCCGTCAGGCCGACTTCGGCGAGCGCTTCGCGCACTTCGTCGAGCTTGAACGGTTTGATGATGGCGGTGATGCGTTTCATGGCAGGCCTCGTCTCGGTTCTAAAAAGGAAAGTACGGATGCGTCGATTCTACGCCGCACTGCACACGTTGCCAGCCTCGGGCATGACAACGCGTGCGGCGACACGCGTGCAACGGCAGATAAAGACTGGTTTCAGGCGGCTTTGTCCGGAACCGTTGCAAGATCATCGGTCCAGACGACGGCTTCCGAATCGCTCGGCGCGCGCCAGTCGCCGCGCGGCGACAGTGAGCCGCCCGAGCCGACCTTCGGTGAATTCGGCACGCAGGTGCGCTTGAACTGGCTCGTCTTGAAGAAGCGCCACAGGAAGATGCCGAGATTGCGCTTGATCGCCGCGAGATCGTATTCGTTGCGCGCGACGTGCGCGCCTTCCGGCCAGCCGCCCTGCTCCTTGTCGCGCCATGCGTGCAGCGCGAGGAACGCGACCTTCGACGGCGCGAAGCCATAGCGCAGGATGTAGAACAGATTGAAGTCCTGCAATTCGTACGGGCCGATGAACGATTCCGTCTTCTGTTCGATCGCACCCGCCGATTTGCCCGGCACCAGTTCCGGGCTGATCTCGGTGGAAAGGATGTTGAGCAGCGTGTCCGAGCCGCTCTTGCCGACCGTGCCCGTCTCTGCGACCCAGCGCACCAGATGCGTGATCAGCGTCTTCGGCACGCTCGCGTTCACGCTGTAATGCGACATGTGATCGCCGACGCCATACGTGCACCAGCCGAGTGCGAGTTCGCTCAGATCGCCTGTGCCGATCACGATGCCGTTGTGGAAATTGGCGAGACGGAACAGATGATTCGTGCGCTCGCCGGCCTGCACGTTTTCGAACGTGATGTCGTACTTCGCCTCGCCCGCCGAATATGGATGACCAAGATCTTTCAGCATCTGTTCGCAGCTCGGCCGGATATCGATTTCCATCGACGTACAAC
This genomic interval from Paraburkholderia sabiae contains the following:
- a CDS encoding ATP-binding protein, whose product is MRRPIDSLFGRLALLVVCVLLVSHFAWYLLVRFERNQSQTRYAVEEAVFLVDAVRDHVRREPDQPLPSRVRLVDPASADVPAEVPNLPPPLDRFVDDVRDRLPTSTQVRVGTPGKPPTLWVRAASDASWIVVPVQPLRPPRSLDRMVLWLGIIFSAGVMAALFAAWQLQQPLRSLAQAVTRFGRGLPVPPVRERGPRELRQLTHGFNQMVQEVARTENDRAVMLAGVAHDLKTPLARLRLRAEMMEEAKMRDGVVRDVDSMTHIVEQFLVFAHDGADRSEPVDVDGQCERVVRSYRAVSGGAPTVQTDLRAGPGFKLPAATLDRILSNLLDNAHAYGAPPVVVATARTPQGFTLTVTDNGNGIAAQDLINASRPFVRLDPARGGNGHSGLGLAIVERLVRRAGGEWQIGNNDAASGGRGLRVLMTFPLEMVSRTATASESVWG
- a CDS encoding response regulator, whose product is MATQILVVDDDVELRDLLRDYLARQGIEVSVLHDASSLERRIERERPDLIVLDLMMPGVDGLTALRKLRASGDDIPVIMLTARADDVDRIVGLELGADDYLGKPFNPRELLARVQAVLRRRKTLPSAAAPEQREPFSFGRFTLDFQSRTLHQEGKPLTLSGSEFALLKIFVNHPMRTLTRERLLELLHGPEYDGTDRGIDVQVWRLRRILETDPSVPRFIQTVRGRGYVFVPDGEQHAASN
- a CDS encoding periplasmic heavy metal sensor, which produces MSKKTSRFLAVAAASLALSLGSAFAAQPSDGPGGPGMGHGGPGWHHGGFMKELNQLHGQLKLNADQEKSWQAALDTMKQSHDAERANHEQMRQQFKQMQQQPILDLNAMHAAHQQIEQKDAQLREQTSTAWLNFYNGLNDQQKTTVSTALKQHFAKMEQRHQKMRERWEKHRGGDAAASAVKP
- a CDS encoding pirin family protein, with product MIRIRRSDERGHANHGWLNAKHSFSFADYHDPEHMHFGPLRVINEDRIAAGQGFGTHGHRDMEIVTYVLDGALSHRDSLGNGSTIRPGDVQRMSAGTGVMHSEFNGSQDDPLHLLQIWIIPKRAGDQPGYEEKRFEDADKRGRLRVVASPEGRDGSVTIHADASIHAGLFDGAERAEYALAAGRQAYVHVARGAVTVNGEALKAGDAAMVTDATSITVENGEGAEVLLFDLGQLR
- a CDS encoding ABC transporter substrate-binding protein translates to MKKYALCVALAVMASGVMAKEWKTVRIGVDASYPPFESMAPSGQMVGFDVDLTKALCAKMNVKCVWIPQDFDGIIPALKGKKYDIIVSSLTVTDKRREQIDFSDKLFDAPARMIAKKGSPLLPTAQSLKGKQVGVEQGTTQEAYAKAYWEPKGVTIVPYQNQDQVYADLTTGRLDAALQDELQADSGFLKTPRGKAFAWAGPEVKDAKTIGEGTAIGVRKEDGDLKAMLNKALAEVHQDGTFTKLEKQYFDVDIYQSR
- a CDS encoding ABC transporter permease codes for the protein MFFQGYGPIIFAGTVQTVKLAILSLALAFLLGLLGAAAKLSKNRVTYSIGTIYTTLIRGVPDLVLMLLLFYSIQIWLNNLTDMLGWDQIDIDPFVAGVAVLGFIYGAYFTETFRGAFLAVPRGQLEAGAAYGMTGWQVFARIMFPQMMRFALPGIGNNWQVMVKATALVSIIGLADVVKASQDAGKGTLRFFFFTLMAGAIYLLITTASNFVLMYLEKRYSTGVRKAEL
- a CDS encoding ABC transporter permease, with protein sequence MIELIQEYWRNYLYTDGYRFTGVAITLWLLVISIGLGFCLSVPLAVARVSKKKWLSTLVWLYTYIFRGTPLYVQLLLCYTGLYSLEIIRSNALTNAFFRDGMHCTLLAFTLNTCAYTTEIFAGAIKATPYGEIEAARAYGMSQFTLYRRVILPSALRRALPYYSNEVILMLHATTVAFTATVPDILKIARDVNSATYRSFDAFGIAALLYLIISFALVWLFRRAERRWLAYLRPQGK
- a CDS encoding ABC transporter ATP-binding protein; amino-acid sequence: MNTPATPQMLFVDNLHKQYGDNEVLKGVTLRANRGDVISVIGSSGSGKSTMLRCINFLEQPNAGRIFVEGQEIRTQKDKHGALRVSDAKQLQKMRTKLSMVFQHFNLWTHMTVLENIIEAPLHVLGIPRKEAEERARTYLEKVGLAPRLEKQYPSHLSGGQQQRVAIARALTMNPDVMLFDEPTSALDPELVGEVLKVMQTLAEEGRTMIVVTHEMAFARNVSNHVMFLHQGRVEEEGHPDEVFRNTKSERLKQFLSGSLK
- a CDS encoding porin; translation: MKKALAAAALLTFGVAAHAQSSVTLYGRLDAGLEYMTGVPTSATGSGTATGSTHRFRAESGDWGTSLWGLKGAEDLGGGYKAVFQLEGSFNTMTGAGPGGGGLFNRWATVGFASDQYGTFTMGRMLFISNGVWDFDPFGQSNWSSASLVRGRNWPQSSNNVAYQSPKIAGFDFYGQYALSNTTNWNGNNPLDANGNPTGQGREAGAQVTYTSSLFQVRGIYDEIRNPSTGQLTNSYNYSREYSALVNVFLGQFKIQGAYQAVRTSGITAAAVGTPTTLDHEWGGVTWQATPAAALIAAVYHVNGNNGAGNATIYTVGGSYNLSKRTLLDLQVATVQNSKTANYGLNANAAGTTVGTDNPLPGHSQTGVYAGIQHSF
- the glnK gene encoding P-II family nitrogen regulator; protein product: MKRITAIIKPFKLDEVREALAEVGLTGLTVTEVKGFGRQKGHTELYRGAEYVVDFLPKVKIEVVVSNDQCDQVIDAIIGAARTGKIGDGKIFVAEVERVIRIRTGEENEAAV